The genome window TATTCTTTTGTTGACATTCCTGCGTCTCCTCCGCACACCGCTGCCGCGGGTGCGGGTGTTTTGAAGGAGAAGGTCGCGCCTAAGGAGCCTGCGGCCCCTTTTGCTGGGCCAGTTCGTGATCCCCCTTTGGAGAAGACAGTGGAGGCGACTGCTGACCGGATTTTTGACACTGTGGACTCCtcggacaatctgatctctcctgaTGAGGGTGACGGATTGAACTTGAGGTTTGCAGATGCcggtaagcagaagtctgatgctgaggtgcggcagcaggatgctgagccgcagaagtctcctgctggggagaaaggtagcggctcgtctgccggtggtgcgggttatgacgggcctccaattcagcctggagagtctgaattggagtattattaccgcacctactccccgggtcgcagtatggtgtaccaccgacccccctggactgttatgcagggggatgatatttctaacGACCCTGCGGCATGTagggagattttgggtggtctgggGACCCCGTTTGAAGTCGAGCGTGCCCGTGCCGCGCCCCGAGAGCTGCGTATTAACCAGCTTTCATCGATGCTGGTGgggacttccattgtggctaatgccattttggaagattataaggtgctgggccgccgcgaggagGAGGCTGCTCGTATGCGGGCGGAAGCTGAGAAGTTGAtcgaggctgctcgtgcgggtgcggagcagctcgagaaggataaagctgcttttgagaagcagaagcagacttcGGAATGGGCTGCCGCTGCCCAGCTAAAACAGGTGCGTTCCCTTGCTAAACTCCTTGCTGATGAGCGTAAGCGTTGGGAGGAAATTTCATCCaacgagcgcaagaagtggaacgaatcttgggctaagcagaacaaTCTTCTGTTTCATACTCGGCAGGAGCTAGCAAACGCCAAGGCGGCGAATGCTACTTTGAGTCAAgagaaggctgcggctgaggccatttctgtgaaggcgctgcaggcgaaggccgacgccttgaaggcccttgaagaggctaaagaagccggggctcgtgcctcaaaggcctatgaagaggccgcagagaaggagagccgtgcttctaaggctcttgaagaggcgaatgcggagcgcattcgtttaggcAAAGTTGTTGAAAGCCTGCAGGTACGTGTCTTTAGCGTTGTTGCtttcgtttttattgttttgaaaatattcattgagtgaactgtttgctgttcttgtaacaggctgaggtGCAGGcgcgggaggtcgcggttacggaccttactgcccgcgtgtctgctGCGGAGCAGCGGGCCGACGCTGCtactgaggccaaggatgccttggtgtcctcgtttaaccaactggaagctgaccgtgagtggttgcggactcacggcatcgTGCGTGTAAGTATTCTTTGTCTTTACATTTGCTTGGATTAGCACGCAAGACTTATGATCTTTTTACTGCAGATTGTCGAGGCCataatgaatgcccctgagacctcatcaggtttggacctggttaaggaacgtgcgcgtgatgctggcttcaaggctggttttaaccgctgcattgggcacaTCAATGTActatccgcaggcggttatactgatcaggcatccgggttccggGATGTAGATACCGAGggtcgtctgaaagcggccgtagcctccttttatgacacgccccttgcctgtgtaggggagctggacgagtgtttggaggttgcggactatgttgaccgcttgcggatgctttaccctgatgtggaagaggaagaacctgctggtggtgccggagaagatgcggggaccagcggtacaaaatagggtttaggttggcgagtgtgcctcctttttgtattcctcttgtatagaataggaactttatgtaaattcagtAAGCATCATGTAgatacttgaattttttgaatataaagtttctttgttcagtttgtacaagtgtttttaattcttgcatgtctgaacgtgtgtatgcgtaatctttacccatttatgaacggggtcaagtatactccatacttttgttgtatgggtatgcatcaattctgttatttaccgtgtgagggttttagaattgcttaagctttgtaaaagcttgtattaccggaactctacccatttgtgaatggggtcgagtgtactccatacttttgtcgtatgagtccgcgtcaattccattgtttgcctttttggggctcaggaattgtgtttaacaaaaacttgtgtatccggccggataaaacatgcaagtctgtttgtcttttgctggcctattacaatatttgtgtgtggttaccactttgtatgggtatcatgaatgaagattttgccaatctgtttttgggataccgcaaagtggaacacgcatttgtaatagtagtaaacaaacaataatgtagaaaattgcttatttatttatttgccaatggcctgcggccaaataggttacatagagagtgtaggaacatagcttacatatagcagcgtctaagctgttgtgcgttccatgttctggcgataggttcgccctctagtgtttgtaacctgtatgcgcccttccctaagacctcgctgatgaggtagggtccttcccacttgggggcaagttttcctgggcgctcggcgttagatgcctcgttgtcacgtaggacgtagtcccctggagtgaaagtacaaacgcggactcgcgcgttgtaatactttccagtttggatttgtatttggcctcgttgatggcggcgttctcgcgcctttcttctaggaggtccaaatcgatcctacgttccctgttgttgtctagcttttcgatagccaacattctaggagatgggaggcccatttccgcgggtatcaccgcttcagacccgtagacgaggctgaaaggtgtttccccattgcttgtttttgggctagtgcggtgagcccataagatgcttgggagttcatcgacccagccacgcctggctgttcccaatcgtGCTTTGATTCCTTCGACTAGGCCTTTAtttatactctcgacttggccgttcccttgtgggtgtgcgactgacgagaatatgtgtttgatgttcagctcttctagccattgttggaattcgtcggcagcgaagttggtgccgttgtcggtaacaatgtacattggtaaaccgaaacggcagatgatgtgctcccaaatgaactttcttgttatcatagcagtggtggaagcgagtggtttcgcctctacccattttgtgaagtaatcaaccgccactatgataaatttaactgcacctggtgcgtccgggaatggtcccactacgtcgatcgcccatttttgaaaaggccatgcagtagtgacggggaccagattgttttttggccgcaaagtttttggtgcatggcgctggcagtccatgcatttgcgtaattctttgacggcgtccaggtgcatgccgggccagtaatacccggcattcatgatttttgccacgaccatgcgtggtccggcatgtatgccgcatatgccctcatgtatctctcggataaggtatgtggcatcttgtggattaacgcatcggaggagtggtccgaggtatgactttcggtataagataccgtctcccatttgatagtggcacgctttgtattgcaacttacgtgcctctgttttgctctcgggagtcacacctgactgaaggtatgcgataattggtgtcatccatgacgttgttccgtattggatgacactgacctggcgtaggggaaccgaaggattttgcaaaatctcgatacgtacctcctttgccaagtgttggaagctggtggatgcaagttttgatagtgcatctgcggatttgttttcgcttcgattaatgtgtcgaatattgaatgaagcgaatttggattttagctgcagggcttgctcgaggtagaggatcatgatatcccctttggcggcatagtcgccgcgtacctggcccgcaactaacaaggaatcgacgtgcgcttccagatgttgcacgccgattttgactgctaaacgtagcccggctaatagtgcttcatattctgcctcgttgttggtgcttttaaaatcgaggcggatggcatatgtaagctcttggccgtcagggctgacgagtcgcagacctgcgcccgcgccgtcctcgttggatgcaccatcggtaaatagtgcccatactTCTGAGGAGGGTGGTGGGGGCGCAGGATTTTGggattcttcgcattcttggatgcgatccgctggtacttcagcggcgaaatcagctaagatttggcctttgatggcagggcgcggtttgtaatgtattgtatgtgcgcccagctcaattgcccattttgctaatctcccagagatgtcgggtttggacaggatcgggccgatcctgtaattggttagcactgtgatgatgtggtttacgaagtagcgtcgtaaccgtcttgaagcatgtaccagtgctagtaccaatttttccattattgagtatctcgtctccgggtcgttgagcattttgctgatataatagatgggtgtttgaacccccgctcgttccactattaataccgcgcccactgcgttgtccgcagcggataggtataagatgagtggctcatctttgcatggtgcggttagtgttgggagttgtatcaaacactccttcatctCCTGGAAGGCCTTTTCGGCCTCtgtggtccactggaattgttctttctttgaacagcttcgcagggtcttgatgaaagggtatgacttggctgcgtggttagccaagaacctgttgagtgccgccagccttccggccaggcgttgcatatctttcatcgatgcaggcgatggcatgcgctcgatcgcctgcactttttccgggtttaccttgaatccatctttggtgacgatgaacccaaggaatttgccttcttccattccaaacgagcatttccctggattgagcttcatgttgacgcttcgcagagtttggaatgttctttctatatcagtgagcatggtatcttcctccatgctcatgacgaccaggtcgtccatatagatttcgacacttttgcttatttgaccgcggaaagtgtcgttcatcagtttctggtaggttgagcccgcgttgcgcaacccaaacggcatttttgtatagcagtaatttccggttggggtccggaatgccgttttgtcttcatccgcaagtgccatttgtacctggtggtaccctttgtagcaatcgaggaaacacttccacctaaatggtgcgaggttatcgaccttttcgtcgatttccggaagcgcgtaacaatccttggggcaggccttgttaaggtccttgtaatcgacgcacatgcgccagcccccggatggtttttctaccatgacagggttggataaccaagtctggtacttgacttcccgcagtatacctgcggagagcagttcttcgatctgctcttgcatcgcctgatttttagctgacccaaggtggcgttggccttggatcactggtttgatacctggtttggtattcaaatagtgctgcgctatttcacgtgggacccctgtcatgtctgcgggagtccacgcgaagatgtcttggttcctgaagaggagctccTTCAGGTGTGCTCTGGTGGTCgaggataaggcgtgacccaatgtgaccttctgttccggatgcgttgggttgagaacccatttttccggttggtcgacgggggtgggccttgcgacctttgtCGGACGTGCTTCGTCCGTCATCATGACGTCCTTGCGGGCGTAGATGATTGCAAC of Helianthus annuus cultivar XRQ/B chromosome 1, HanXRQr2.0-SUNRISE, whole genome shotgun sequence contains these proteins:
- the LOC118491370 gene encoding uncharacterized protein LOC118491370 — translated: MATVQMAKDWNATYPQVGDTGADAPAGYITLWADFFTHGNLRLPVTVFVAEVLEYYHLHISQLSPFGMFRIRNFEYTFRAHGLPISVENFRRFYQLTVNTGFFSFTQRNVDVGVSDEDIPVASAKTADWFSRLRPIELKKLDNDQLWILRMMLSRPDRKERPVLREQGGADAVGLWRMFEPDFKGQVELIAVELKQGFNLEILKNFRVPSKAVLEAPVPGDARGVLADLGKFEKRVPKKTVEKKTVKKTVRGHGKGSVEGSAAPSSVFEAAESRDAGYSFVDIPASPPHTAAAGAGVLKEKVAPKEPAAPFAGPVRDPPLEKTVEATADRIFDTVDSSDNLISPDEGDGLNLRFADAGKQKSDAEVRQQDAEPQKSPAGEKGSGSSAGGAGYDGPPIQPGESELEYYYRTYSPGRSMVYHRPPWTVMQGDDISNDPAACREILGGLGTPFEVERARAAPRELRINQLSSMLVGTSIVANAILEDYKVLGRREEEAARMRAEAEKLIEAARAGAEQLEKDKAAFEKQKQTSEWAAAAQLKQVRSLAKLLADERKRWEEISSNERKKWNESWAKQNNLLFHTRQELANAKAANATLSQEKAAAEAISVKALQAKADALKALEEAKEAGARASKAYEEAAEKESRASKALEEANAERIRLGKVVESLQAEVQAREVAVTDLTARVSAAEQRADAATEAKDALAVILIRHPGSGM